Within the Periplaneta americana isolate PAMFEO1 chromosome 6, P.americana_PAMFEO1_priV1, whole genome shotgun sequence genome, the region CGGCTCGGATGACTCCCACGTGCGGAGGATTGTTGGAGGCAGATTCCTCAAGGATGATTGCCCAAAAGTTGAAGAGACACTTGATCAAACTGGTGTATGCCTGATTTTCGACCGGTGTTGTCGAAATGCTGTTGCTAATCTTCACGACTTGCCAGGTGATAAGAGCAACCACAATGTAAGCTGCCAGAAAGCCAGCCCAGAGAGAGGCTTTGAAGACTCTGGTTAGACTCATCCAACGTGGATACGGTTGAGCACATGGTACGTACCATCTTGCCTCGTCAATTAGGTACGGAAAGGAGCATTCTATCTCGTCTATGATGTGACATCTGTAGAACCAGCCGACAAGTGCCAGGTCTGAGGATCCCCTCATCATCTCCGCTGTTACGCCAACCCAAGTTCCGTTGTCCAACAGAAAACCCCATCTCCCGCCATCTGGAGGGGGAGGTCGAAGTATTAGGTTCATGTTATAGGTTTCTCTTATTAACTGAATCAAACGTATGTCCAAGCCATCCTCATAGTCCACGACGGTGGTGTTCTTTCTCTTCATCATATAAGGATAGTACTCAAATGTGGATACCAGAAAGGGACAGCCTGACATATCTCGTGGGATCTTCTTTGGAAAAAGCGTGATGTTGTTAAGGAAATTACCTCCATTTTCAGTGTTTTCGATCCATGTGTCCAACAGACTTGAGTCTCTGACATCAGCGCATCGACCAGGCGGATGGTATGGAAACCAAGTGCGTATTTCGAATTCACGAAAATTATTTGACGTTTGACTAACAAAAATAGCATTCAGTATATTTGAGGCCCAAAGTTCGGAAAATATATCTGCTGCTAACGTTTTAACGGTAGAAATATTCATATTCCAGACTAATACTACGTACTTCCCTCGAGGATTCCACGCGGAGGTTGCTTTTATATTTGCCACTTGAATTCTTATATCGTCAGCAATATAACTGTAATCTTccaatatcaaaatataatttccatATTTATCTCCAATCTTTTTGTACTTTGGGTTTGGATCACTAGCTTCTGAAATAGATATGGGCCACATCTGAAGCTGATGAATGGCTTCGATCGCAGTGTTCCAAGGTTTATCTTGTAAACACGAGTTACGTCCAGTTTCTTTTAAAGATCCCATCCCACATCGATAGCCATCTTTTGGAAAACGACTGTTATGGGATATAACCAGTGTGCGTTGTGGAGTAAAATGCCCGAGTGCGATATCTTGCAAACACTTCACAAAATGTTGAGCAACGCATCCTGTTGTCTGCATTAACACGCTCAATAAAAACAATTTGATTAACACTTTCATAATTGTAGTTCTGCGATGTTAACTTTAAAGAGTTGGTATAACAATTGCAATCTGTCGTCAATGATATCACTTTTGCTATTATATGAGAAAGGTGTGTCTCCCGTACGTTTCTTTAAAGTGAAATCGTTTCTGTAGTCAGAATTACTGTCGGTTAGTCAATGCTCACCATGACCTTTGACTTTGCGGTTGCGTGATGAATATGAGAGCTTGTGTACACGATCGGTTAGCAAGTGGTCTATAACGTCatagattatatttatattttacttctttttgaTTGAGACCGCAAGTCAAAAGCATCTGAATTAACTAGATTTCGTGGTTTCCTTTCAAAggcacatatacacatacatgtgGGATTTACAGTTTTTAtagaccaagactatacaattcagtattaaaaaataatccagaactaagcaatttacacattcttaagtttaaaaataaagtgaaaatgtttgtatgatatttgataaattttattattattctaagtgttactagcattatatgttactaatatttattgtatttatctgatgcatgtaacctataagataaaacattataataaatataaatggacattttttaaattaataacagtgtatgtatatctccaataaatgatttcttagcatcgccacagatacacttgattgtacttgtcactatctctgtcattagagagttattgaaatttatattttccccgccattcataaaatattttgatatgatacctcttgcacaaaaggggagatctataactgaaacttgattaatatatttcagtattatttgtatttatcctggtaataatgaacagtttgactcgtagacattatgtttttcagcattaacgtcccatgattgtatgagaagattcgaagagaacgtcagttacgtagactttcggctcccccctactattaccattaatacATAACACAATGTCAGTACGGCGATTGatgtctgcgatacaacgaacttttctgttgattttagagttcgtcatttttttcctggttattgcATGCTtaattaagttgtgttaactctcgctaagtggttttatattttattttatccgtcttagtatttatttcattattgtaaatatttttgttttattattattattattattattattattattaatgaattaatctgtATTACTATCGTtctatcatctccgtcacggctattctattattattattattattattattattattattattattattactattatttctatcatcaacattattattgatctctgtaaaatttatgtagactactggactgtattgtattgtattgtatttattaacattccatggtattcatacatgcttacagctagaatatggaacaagtcaaaaaatcttaatttatagtcacagtctagatgaaatatatacagacgagatttacaatatagtctactagtacaatacatagttttagtatcaatttcatgaagtgttattgaatgtcatgaattcacctacagaatagaaggcgtgagaaattaggtacttctttaatttggccctaaataattttatgttttgagtttcattttttatatcgatagggaggctattaaaaatttttactgccatataacgcactcctttttgatagcacgatagacttgccgatggagtatgaaagtcatttttttgacgtgtatttatgctatgaactgttgaattagttacaaagtacacgagcacgagcattatgctcatttcgagtatctattcatatgtataattacaaatgtaaattgtgaataaatttgaaattgaaaatttgaaatttgaaatatacagtaatataccGTGCATCTgtctgaggttctggctaatatgacatctattaccaggcaatacacttgacgatatgtgtcagaggaagaacaattgtttgtatacatctgaagtctgattagtatgatatgtagctaatcagcgatgtgtgcaatggagggggaaagaaactggccaccctatcccattatcacttggcctagttgcctcataattggtgccttGTTGGAATCATtgtaaggttcaaacctgtctccggacagttgactaaacaaccgtCCATAGCTGTGATTTAAGTCTCTTCTATGTCTCATGTTTCTCATTATTTGCCCTGTTCCTTTTCCCATTCTTACATCACTCttttatcataattttctttttccaCGGCGGTCTGTCTGTTACCAATGTAGTCGTTGTATCGAAGTTTGCATGTTCAAATCTTGTTGTGGACAAATGAAATTCAAAGGACGATAAATGCCTTAGAACGGCTTCCTCCGAGACGGAAGTAAAGTGCCGCTGATTTCAGGCACGTAAAAGAACCTTGACCCTGACAAAGTGCGCCCACGTATAGTATAAATTTGGAGATAGCGCATTGGGCCCACAACAATGGCATAAGTATGATTGGACTGTCTCACTATTCATCCCTAACCCAAATCATAACTTATACTTCTCCATCTTGCATGTTTTACTCTCTCTTTTGACGTAAACTACGTGTTTCTCCTCAGTAGATACGTAAGGTAACTTGGGAATTCATCGTCACAtcttccttgtcttctccttgtattcctcttgtcttttccttgtgtCCCTCTAGTTAGCCTTATATCCCGCTTTTTTCATTTCTCGCATTACCCTcgcgtagttctacgtaaagatatatagtatagtaaagctatgcatctgtcaACAGGTGATCGTACTCACAAGtatttctacgtaaagatatgcagtatAGTAAAGCTATGGATCTATCAACAGGCGATCgtatccacacgtagttctacgtaaatatatgcagcatagtaaagctatgcatctgtcaATAGGTGACCGtactcacacgtagttctacgtaaatatatgcagcatagtaaagctatgcatctgtcaATAGGTGATCGTAtctacacgtagttctacgtaaatatatgcagcatagtaaagttaaGTAGGTGATCGTATCCACACGTAATTCTACGTAAAtttatgcagcatagtaaagctatgcatctgtcaATAGGTGATCgtatccacacgtagttctacgtaaagatatgcaccatagtaaagctatgcatctgtcaATAGGTGATCgtatccacacgtagttctacgtaaatatatgcagcatagtaaagctatgcatctgtcaATAGGTGATCgtatccacacgtagttctacgtaaatatatgcagcatagtaaagctatgcatctgtcaATAGGTGATCgtatccacacgtagttctacgtaaatatatgcagcatagtaaagctatgcatctgtcaATAGGTGATCgtatccacacgtagttctacgtaaagatatgcagcatagtaaagctatgcacctgccaatttttttttaatttttatccgCGTTTTCCATTGTCGCATTCTTTCTCTTCCTTCCGTAATGATCTATCTCCTCTTCAATAATTCACCAACActataactataataattatacGCAACTGGATTCCATAGCCATGTGGCCAATATGACGCAATGTCATTACTTGAGATAGTCATATATTATcatattcattaatttcattttctacCAAGTATAATTAACCTAATCGTTACGGGAATACATTATGGTCCTGGGATCGACCCGATCTCTAACAGCTTACGTAGGACCTTAAGATGCGATTTTGTCAgccatatatttttaatattctatttCCAAGACAGctttaattttagttttacaGATACTGTCCAATAAGCAATGTCGGTTTTGGAGAAAAATGTTAGGTGGAGTGTGTTGTGATAAGAAATTAATTTGATCTTCAAAGTAAAGGCCATTAGATTCTACGGTCTTGAGCCATCGTTCAGCGAGCTTTGTTATCACGAGACGGTACCAGTTTCTGATTTTTATGTGAAGAATTCGGTAATACCCATTTCAATGGCTTCtaagttttggaaatttcttaTACGTAGGAAGTGGCTATGCATAGAAACAAATGGTAATCTGAAGGCGTAAGATCTGGGCCATGTGGTAGCAGGTCCTCCCAATTCCTGGACTTTTTCTATGGTTGTTGGAGCGGCATGGGGTATGGTATTGTCCTCTTGCAAGATAATTCTAATGCGATTAACTAATACCGGGTATCTGTCCCTCAAACCTTTATGAACTCGTTCTAGCTGTTGAGATTAAAGATTCGCATCGACTGTACGTTCGTTTGGAACAAACTCCAGTgaatcacaccttcaaaattccaccagacacGTAACATTACTTTGGGGCCGAGGCGATTTTGTATAACGAAGACTTTGGCAGGCTAAAGGGGATCGAACCATTATTTTAAGATGTAAGAGTTGAGGTAATATACCCATTCTTCATCACATGTAACAATTGCCCTGATAAGTCTACCTCATCCATGGGATTAGCAATAAACTGACGGCAGATCCATTCTGCGTTAAGACTGTTCAGGTGTCAATTCATGAGATAACATATGTACAAtttctgtatgattttctaagcgTTACATGCTCACAATACGCAATAATCATAGCGTCCTCTAAATTGCATTTTCTAACTAAAGAAGAATCATTAGGATTACACAGGTTGACCAGATTCTCATCGATAAAAAATGCGaatacaaagcttcaaaaaggacattgttcgaaaaaagaggacagaaaatatgtactttgaTTTAGACTTAGGACTATCttgtactttaaattacgtcaagatatattttattacacaatatttacagtacagatttaagcCCGTAATACAatacagcgagaaatatgtatTGCGTTTACCGCGCTATAGAAAATACTTTCCTTTAGCACGGAGTAAAGCTGATATTGGTCGGCTAgcggtttttttttaaacatagctATATATGTTTCCTGCTCCCACAGATAACCTAACCTAAATGCAGcctataaaatgtatattacgtgaatgaaattgaacaattaataaaaagtcagatgtttaagttttttattttattttaatagattattttacgacactttaccaacatcttaggttatttagcgtctgaatgagatgaagttgataatgccggtgaaatgagtccgaaggtccagcaccgaaaattacccagcatttgctcatattgggttgagggaaaaccccggaaaaatctcaaccaggtaacttggcccgaccggaaatcgaacccaggccacctgatttcgcggccagacgcgctaaacaTTACTCcactgttcaaatttatgtaattttatttctatcagTGCATATCAActccaaagaccttgtatagtattatatacagGGTTTTTGATCAAACTCGATTTCTGGATTTActgtacttgtttttttgaaagataggACATGACAGGAACGTTGCGATCGGAAaagcaactgaatgtcacatagcgtgataggcctgttgctatggaaacaacggctgagttgccaaacttatagttcccacgtggcgagtggttaatagctctcttggcgacatttgtgcacacaatgttagcattggtatgtttcgtctttgattctctgtcgatttttgtattgttttcttaccttcgcgtcaattgtcaatgaatattttaatgtcagctacttaacgacaattgctaaagcttccatcagctggcagcgtggtagtcaaTATTGGCAACAtgacactgtagttccaagctcggccgcttcactgtcatgtcccatctttaaaaaaaaaacacaagtataactacctctgagcaacgaccataacaaaaaGGAGCAGAGAGAGATATGATCGTTGGCTAAgaatatattccgtcgatgctgctgccacctacaggcaattTACTTGAAAAGagacgtcaaatcagataatttcaaaatatcaggcatacaagttacgaaaagtaGGACATTTCTGGATTTTTaaaaaaaatccgcccggacctcggacaaaggcctaaaaaggaggacatgtccggacaaaagaggacgtctggtcaccttgGTCTAACAAAACACCAAACTTGAAAACCCGACATTGCTTATTAGATGACTTAATAACGTATTACACCTCCTACTCCAAAAATAATCATGATTTAATACATAACGTGTTTACTTATTGAAATTTGGAGGTACAGTAGGCTTCTGGCAGTCCGTCAGCCATCGGTATACCTCACACAatagcgcatttgcctgctgagCCGGAGCTgctctcgggtgtgggttcgattcccgttcgggctgattacctggttgggggtttttaCAAGGCTTTTCCAAACTACaggacaaatgtcaggtaatcccacgCGAGTCCTCGTACTCATCTCGCTGAAATcttctcgctatcgccaatctcttcgatgctaaataatctagtagttgacgCAGCACCgttaaataacatactaaaaaaaagtccCTTAAAAACAGGACCAAAACCATGCTTACGCGAGAAGAACACCACACATCTTCGTAATTCATACGGTATGTCGCGGCAACCTTAGAAATTTGtcctgtgtaattattttattttcttaccgaGTATGAActtaatttgaaataaacttattgtaacaatacaagatgcagcattttcaataatgtatcatatcagaatgttctaaaacgtagaaatacgtctataatgcCTTTTCCCGTTTAAAAGTTCGtccatcaataacttcccaactCTTACATTTCGGACATGGGTGTATcagattaaatcgatgtagattagCCCAAaatacattatcctgaagtattccACATTCTTCAATAAGACAccctacacctgtggagtaacggtcagcgcgtctggccgcgaaaccaggtggcccgggttcgaatcccggtcggggcaagttacctggttttttccgggattttccctcaacccaatacgagcaaatgctgggtaactttcggtgctggaccccggactcatttcaccggcattattaccttcatttcattcaaacgctaaataacctagatgttgatacagcgtcgtaaaataatccaataaaataaaaattatatatatatatatatatatgtaagtttTTATGGGACTCGGATATTGGCTTTGAAAAGATTTGCAGGAATAAatacatgttttttgtttttaatctaGAGAACATAAGTATGGGTATTATTTCATATACggtaatttaaattatatgacATCATACAGGTCTTTATTGAATGCATCTGATAGATAATCTTTCCTTCTAACGAACTGTTTTTCCGCAAGAAGACTTGCATGTCGTCGTGGAAGTGATTACATCGCCAAAGCAAACAATAGAATGCTCTGTCATGCAAATTACTTAGATTTACAATTCAATACGCTTTTGTATATCCCGTCGTGACAACTACACGCGATGCAAGAAGACTAATATGAGAAATTATTGATTCTACAAACAGTCCTATGATTTAATAGTTTACAAGTGAAGTCTTGCATCGTTGATATACAcctcacttattttttttttgtggaatatacagggtgttaaaaagtatccaatattttaggaggtgctagtatgcatcaaaacaagaaaataatgtctaataaacatgggtcctacaacacttcttcataggaggagctcaatctgacgtccattcatggcaatgcattcatCTGTCCTTTGGCATGAGGAATCACGCATTCTTTGAAATTGGCCTGATCTtttcatgtgtccccataaccaaaagtctagaggCTTTAGGTTTGGGAAACGAGCAgcccaaggtgtggggcttccccgaccactgcagtggtcctgaaatgtcagcgtcaggtgttcacgcacattgcggagaaaatgtgctcgtgcgccatcttgcatgaaccacatctgtagtcctgctgacatggCCCATTCTCCAGCAAGCAGGcagtacgttaataagaaagtcttgAAAGGCCGTCTTAATctttcaccaagaacgcctgcccatatgttgactgagaatcggtgctgatgccttgtttcttcaactgcatgaggattttcatcagcccacacatgccgataacgaaaattcacaacaccatctctgctgaaccccgctcatatccgcaaccaaacttttgttttcagtattccttgcgatgtatcattattccatgccaagggtgtcCTATAGTATGattttctggtagtctgctgtattgtagggcagagaaatgcattgtcatgaacggacgtcatattgagcacctcctatgaacaagtgttcagatctcagaaagtaggacccatgtttattagacattatattcttattttgatgcatactatcacctcctaaaatactgaaTACTTTTTTTTACACCCTGTATGTTTTCACTTTGTAATATTGACCTAAAACATGAGCCTGAAAGTTTCGTAAAGcatgaataaaatatatgttgCATGAGTTGTGAGAAGATGATGTATTTAACCTGACAAAAACTCTATTCGTACCAGTAAGTTTATTTAATATGTCAATATGTACTTTAGCTTAATTCCACTAATTCCATCCATGGAAGTCATAAGTGACCTCGTCCAGTAcgctactttttttttctctgtaaaaAAAAACCAGGATCATACTAATATGGAAAAGTATTAATAcatcacgtttttattttatttcgcacATATTTTTCTGTACAAAAGTCTAACTTTATTACTTTTCTGAGCGTATCTTGCAACTTCACAGAGACAAACTATGCATGAAAGAAAACTCCCCAACGCAAGGACATAGAACACCGACTGTAAGTGGGACAGAGACAAAACTTGATATTCGTCGTCATTTTCCGTATGATAATCGTGATATTTTTTCCCATACAATATTCCTTTGTACTTCAGCTCTCTTTGCCATTGGTCGATCAGTCCCGCTTGTAACACACAACGGATTATGAAATTGAAACGATCGAGAAAAGGGCTTCCTCTCTGAAAACACATTGCGTACCACACATGGGCAAAACTGTCGTCTAGATTACAGAACAAAGGCTTCCCACTCGAGTCCATGTACTTGTACGCTCTCATATGTTTGCTTAAGGTGTCAGAAGTTAAGAAGGCGTAGTCCCCTTTTTCAGCCAGTCTCTTGAGACACAGAGTTATGTTCGTGCAGAGTGTGCTTCTACTGTATCGTTTCTGAGTCAGATCCTTGTACCTCAACGTGAACAACGTGTGGTACCCGAACTTCAAGCCAGAATTGAGGATCTCATCTTCGGAGGAGAGTTGATGTTGGAGGCCGGGATCTATGAGGAAACTTGTCAAATATGTTTGGTAAACTGTGTTGAAAGCCAGACAGAACACAAGCCACATAAAGAACACGTATCTGATCGTTGAGGAGGAAGGAACTTCGTCTGGAGAAGACACTCCTAAGATTACGCCCCACATATATAGAAAACACTTGACGAGGCTGGAATAGTACTGGCTTTTCTTTTGTCGTAGCCATCCGTGAATTTTGACGAGCAGCCACATGAAAAAGGACATCGCGACGTAGACAATGGCGAATACAACCCACAATGTGGGCGTGAACACCATTGTGAGACTCATCCATCGCAGCATTGGCTTGGCACAAGGTACATGCCACTTCATGCTGTCCCATATGTAGGGTATGGTCATATCCACTGCCTTCCACCGCCATTCGTCTATTATCACTCCTCCGAAGGCCACATCTGACTCTCGACGTTGAACTTCCCCTAAAATGCCTGTCCAGGTTCCGTTCTTGAATATTTTCCCCCAAGGATTTGGTATCGCTTGACGGAAAACTGCCGACATGTTGATCTTTTCCAGGAGAACTTTCAGTAGTCGTAACTCTAAACCGTCCTCGTACATCCACCCTCTGGCGTAGCCTTCGTTATTGATGGCATGCCTCATAACAGTAGGTTCTAGTTCGAAAGTTGAAACTGTAATGGTACAGCCATGAAGATCTTGTGGGACTTTAGGAGGGAATAGCGATGCATTGTTCAAGAAGTAAGCATTTCCTTCACTGTCTTTGATACACTTGTCCAAAAAAACCGGAGTTTTTACACCACCACATAGAACTGTAGGATTATAGGGAAACCATGAGTAAGCAGTCACAACAGGATGAGTTGAGTTAGAAATCAGGATTACGAAATTGACAATATTTGACAGCCACAATTGACGCACAATTTCCTTTAACAGCTGCTTTAGTTTTTTAGGTTTCTGTGTTTGAATCACTATCACAAAATTTGATCTGGGATTCCATCCAAAAGTGTCTTTAAGCGTCGCAATCTGATGCCTCAGGTTCTGTGCAACGCTTCCCGATTGTTGTAGTAAAATATAACTGCCGTGTTTATCACCAGAATCTTGACTTACTGTAAGATGTACGTCATACACAAGCATTGACCATCGTtccattttatgaaaattttccgTTATAGTTTCCGTAATAGTTTGATTGCTGCTAATCTGTGAGGAACAAAAGGAGATAACGAGCGGACGAGTTGGTATGAAGTTTCGGACGGCGATGTCTTGCAGACATTGCAGCAAATGGTGTTCGTTATCCGATGATGCTTTTACCGTGTAACATAACATCAAAACTATGTATGCGAGCATTCTTGTGTGAGTGAGTTCTCTCTAGTAGGCAAGATGCTAATATTAGTTCTGCGTTTTCTATTCTCTCCACATTTCACTCTCATTATCTTCTGCACTACAATGCTGTAAAATTACGCAGACTACTTCCGTTTTAAAAATGCTTCTTTTCTACATGTGTATGCGAACATATAGACAAGAATTCTTGTACTATAGTTTTGAAAAGTAGATAATTTCTTCAACGACAATTGAAGTGTCCGTTGGCACGTGAAATTGCGTGCACAAAGCTCATAATGTTATATTGTATGGAACCGTATTAAGGCGGAGTTTGATAGTATGTGTAGATAATATTCACAGTATAACATGACGCTTTAATACAAGACCTATTAAAGTTTATTCCTTTGACcatacattattacattatactatattatGAATGTTTTCCTACTCATTATCAGATTATTCGTCTGTAAAGATAATTCCCCTTTTTGGCTCAAGCTGTATAGCTACGTGGAGAAAATTCATACGATCCAAGTCCATTTCCGATAGTCCAGTGATACGAGTAGTAACTTTTAGACGTAACTCTACGTCTTTGTATTTAGCACGCTAGGTTGCCAACCACTCAGTAAAAAGGTTTAAAAAACATGTTACATTAGAATCATTTATAACATTTGaatgtccatacctgtggagtaacggttagcgcgtctggccgcgaaaccaggtggcccgggtttgattcggTGTTATCAAGCTCCGCAAATATATATTCAAACTCCGCAAATATGCTTCGCGGTCACAACAATAACTACCCCCACCGTTTTCCCCTCCCCTAATGTGATAGCTCGGGTACTATTTTCCGTGTGCGCGCGCAGCACTGATTACTCTGCGCAAAGCTactaccatggataaatatataataggatgcgaaacttaatgagtttcccgtaacagatactagaggcgctgttgtagaaattgatcttgctgccatctatttctgggaggggcgttattacatctagcagcacaccaaatagcgaaaagagtaattatccatgcatttagcagcgcacctggtgacgaaaatgttaaactgtgcagaaagtattccctcccaccttcatcgatattcaaaactaacccaatttaaaataaaacattcctcacagcatattctactgaaaattcttaccggagccaaaagagacgatgtgttttacactacacgattaaaatataaccagacagacaaaaaataaagcaaaaggttagataattgggattgtattctttgggtatttattgtacagcacaatggaaaagtctgcaagaactacttagatagttcaatttattatattactattactttacaatacattcaacaactctaattttacaacgtccataaacatcactgtttaacatacactgcttatacacacacgtatcactttatgttcacttaatagcaagtttcagtccgccatctcggCTCTTCGACTCttccgtacagcaatatctcgaacggataaatagtgaactctgggtaatgtacccaacatgtagttctaatattcatcacctacgacgttgggcgctgatcaccttatttcaaacccccaaatccagatggtgctgaccgcagtttcgcatcctattatatattttacacaCTTACTCCTCC harbors:
- the LOC138702283 gene encoding probable glutamate receptor, with the protein product MERWSMLVYDVHLTVSQDSGDKHGSYILLQQSGSVAQNLRHQIATLKDTFGWNPRSNFVIVIQTQKPKKLKQLLKEIVRQLWLSNIVNFVILISNSTHPVVTAYSWFPYNPTVLCGGVKTPVFLDKCIKDSEGNAYFLNNASLFPPKVPQDLHGCTITVSTFELEPTVMRHAINNEGYARGWMYEDGLELRLLKVLLEKINMSAVFRQAIPNPWGKIFKNGTWTGILGEVQRRESDVAFGGVIIDEWRWKAVDMTIPYIWDSMKWHVPCAKPMLRWMSLTMVFTPTLWVVFAIVYVAMSFFMWLLVKIHGWLRQKKSQYYSSLVKCFLYMWGVILGVSSPDEVPSSSTIRYVFFMWLVFCLAFNTVYQTYLTSFLIDPGLQHQLSSEDEILNSGLKFGYHTLFTLRYKDLTQKRYSRSTLCTNITLCLKRLAEKGDYAFLTSDTLSKHMRAYKYMDSSGKPLFCNLDDSFAHVWYAMCFQRGSPFLDRFNFIIRCVLQAGLIDQWQRELKYKGILYGKKYHDYHTENDDEYQVLSLSHLQSVFYVLALGSFLSCIVCLCEVARYAQKIEETRHQHRFSVNIWAGVLGERLRRPFKTFLLTYCLLAGEWAMSAGLQMWFMQDGARAHFLRNVREHLTLTFQDHCSGRGSPTPWAARFPNLKPLDFWLWGHMKRSGQFQRMRDSSCQRTDECIAMNGRQIELLL